The proteins below are encoded in one region of Amycolatopsis magusensis:
- a CDS encoding DUF3052 domain-containing protein, producing the protein MVAAGDAGQNSVAERLGIKPDMVVQEIGWDEDVDDDLRAAIEEQIGGEILDEDAQEVIDVVLLWWREDDGDLGDALIEVRQPLSDDGVIWVLTPKTGQPGHVEPSEVAEVVPAVGLSQTSNISVGPGWSGTRLVPRSKK; encoded by the coding sequence GTGGTCGCCGCGGGAGACGCTGGGCAGAACAGCGTCGCCGAGAGGCTTGGGATCAAGCCGGACATGGTGGTCCAGGAGATCGGCTGGGACGAGGACGTCGACGACGACCTTCGTGCGGCGATCGAGGAGCAGATCGGCGGGGAGATCCTCGACGAGGACGCCCAGGAGGTCATCGATGTGGTGCTGCTGTGGTGGCGCGAGGACGACGGTGACCTCGGGGACGCGCTGATCGAGGTCAGGCAGCCGCTGAGCGACGACGGGGTGATCTGGGTCCTGACGCCGAAGACGGGCCAGCCGGGCCACGTCGAACCCAGCGAGGTCGCCGAAGTGGTGCCCGCGGTGGGGCTGTCGCAGACCTCCAACATCAGCGTCGGCCCTGGCTGGTCGGGTACCCGCCTGGTGCCGCGGTCCAAGAAGTGA
- a CDS encoding alpha/beta fold hydrolase: protein MEAFFAAYDAVLAKWPVEAEPVDVVSEFGTTRVRVCGPPGGAPLVLLHGGGATSAVWLANIAELSRAHRVYAVDQLGGPGRSVHNGRPFRRPGDLLDWLDSVFRHFRLSGAGLCGHSYGAWLALSYALRAPARVGKLALLDPTQCFAGFRVSYLLRALPSLLRPSVARERSLLHWELGGAPVDPDWLELVALGAGFPSSKIVAGERPRSPRPKMPVLLVLAGRSRAHDARKVEANARAALGPGSLTVVTLPEATHHSLPLWPAEPLNQALTAFYQARSA, encoded by the coding sequence GTGGAGGCATTCTTCGCCGCGTACGACGCGGTGCTGGCGAAGTGGCCGGTCGAAGCAGAGCCGGTGGACGTGGTGTCGGAGTTCGGCACAACCCGGGTGCGGGTCTGCGGTCCGCCGGGCGGTGCCCCGCTGGTGTTGCTGCACGGTGGGGGTGCGACCTCGGCGGTGTGGCTGGCCAACATCGCGGAGCTGAGCCGGGCGCACCGGGTCTACGCGGTGGACCAGCTCGGCGGGCCCGGCCGGAGCGTGCACAACGGCCGCCCGTTCCGCCGCCCGGGAGACCTGCTCGACTGGCTGGACTCGGTGTTCCGGCACTTCCGCCTCTCCGGCGCCGGCCTGTGCGGGCATTCGTACGGCGCCTGGCTGGCGCTCTCGTACGCGCTGCGCGCGCCCGCCCGCGTGGGGAAGCTGGCCCTGCTGGACCCGACGCAGTGCTTCGCCGGTTTTCGCGTGAGCTACCTGCTCCGGGCGTTGCCGTCGTTGCTGCGTCCTTCGGTGGCGCGCGAACGGTCGTTGCTCCACTGGGAGCTCGGCGGTGCGCCGGTCGACCCGGACTGGCTGGAGCTGGTGGCACTGGGGGCGGGGTTCCCGTCCTCGAAGATCGTCGCCGGTGAGCGGCCGCGGTCGCCGCGGCCCAAGATGCCGGTGCTGCTGGTGCTCGCGGGCCGGAGCCGCGCGCACGACGCCCGGAAGGTCGAGGCGAACGCCCGCGCCGCGCTCGGCCCGGGCTCTCTGACGGTCGTGACGCTGCCCGAGGCGACCCACCACTCGCTCCCGCTCTGGCCCGCCGAGCCGCTGAACCAGGCGCTCACCGCCTTCTACCAGGCAAGATCGGCTTAA
- a CDS encoding MDR family MFS transporter, translating to MGRKQVVEAFSGLLMGMFVAILASTVVANALPRIVADLGGSQSSYTWVVTTELLAMTATVPLWGKLADLYNKKLLVQLSLALFVLGSLVAGFSQGIEVLIASRIAQGIGAGGLTALAPIILALIVSPRELGKYSGIFGAVFAVGTVAGPLIGGLLVDTSWLGWRWCFFLGVPLAIAAILLLQRTLNLPTVRKEVKIDYLGAALIMSGVSVLLVWTSMAGNQFDWWSGWTVAMVGGGLAILALAVFVESKVPEPIVPLSLFRNRTVSLTTLASFLVGMAMFAGTVFLSQYFQLSLGKTPTQAGLMSLPMIFGLLVSSTVSGQLISRTGVWKKYVLLGGVLMVAGLLLLGTIGAGTSVLLLSVYMFVLGTGIGMLMQNLVLVAQNDVPAHELGTATSTLSFFRSLGGSIGVSALGAVLANRVTTLTAEGLGPMAAGAGAGEGGGHGSVPDLSTLPEPIANVIREAYGAATSEIFLIGAPIAVIAVVVITFIKQIPLKTESGAQRLANEDALSH from the coding sequence ATGGGCAGAAAGCAGGTCGTGGAGGCGTTCTCCGGGCTGCTGATGGGTATGTTCGTCGCCATCCTGGCCTCGACCGTGGTGGCCAACGCGCTGCCGCGGATCGTCGCCGACCTCGGCGGCTCGCAGTCCTCGTACACCTGGGTGGTCACCACCGAGCTGCTCGCGATGACCGCGACCGTGCCGCTCTGGGGCAAGCTCGCCGACCTGTACAACAAGAAGCTGCTGGTCCAGCTCTCGCTCGCGCTCTTCGTGCTGGGCTCGCTGGTCGCCGGGTTCTCGCAGGGGATCGAGGTGCTGATCGCCAGCCGGATCGCGCAGGGCATCGGTGCCGGTGGCCTGACCGCGCTGGCGCCGATCATCCTGGCGCTCATCGTCTCCCCGCGTGAGCTGGGCAAGTACTCCGGCATCTTCGGCGCGGTCTTCGCCGTGGGCACGGTGGCCGGTCCGCTGATCGGCGGGCTGCTGGTGGACACCTCGTGGCTGGGCTGGCGCTGGTGCTTCTTCCTCGGGGTGCCGCTGGCGATCGCGGCGATCCTGCTGCTGCAGCGCACGCTGAACCTGCCGACCGTGCGCAAGGAGGTCAAGATCGACTACCTGGGCGCGGCGCTGATCATGTCCGGCGTCTCGGTGCTCCTGGTGTGGACCTCGATGGCGGGCAACCAGTTCGACTGGTGGTCCGGCTGGACGGTGGCGATGGTCGGCGGCGGCCTGGCGATCCTGGCGCTGGCGGTCTTCGTCGAGTCGAAGGTGCCCGAGCCGATCGTGCCGCTGAGCCTGTTCCGCAACCGCACGGTCTCGCTCACCACCCTCGCCAGCTTCCTGGTGGGCATGGCGATGTTCGCCGGCACGGTGTTCCTGTCGCAGTACTTCCAGCTCTCGCTGGGCAAGACGCCGACCCAGGCCGGGCTGATGAGCCTGCCGATGATCTTCGGCCTGCTCGTCTCCTCCACCGTGTCCGGGCAGCTGATCAGCAGGACCGGCGTGTGGAAGAAGTACGTGCTGCTCGGCGGGGTGCTGATGGTGGCGGGCCTGCTGCTGCTCGGCACGATCGGCGCGGGCACCTCGGTGCTGCTGCTCAGCGTGTACATGTTCGTGCTGGGTACCGGGATCGGCATGCTGATGCAGAACCTGGTGCTGGTGGCGCAGAACGACGTGCCGGCGCACGAACTCGGCACGGCCACCTCGACGCTGTCGTTCTTCCGCAGCCTCGGCGGGTCGATCGGGGTCAGCGCGCTGGGCGCGGTGCTGGCGAACCGGGTGACCACGCTGACCGCGGAGGGCCTCGGCCCGATGGCGGCCGGGGCCGGCGCCGGTGAGGGCGGCGGGCACGGCTCGGTGCCGGACCTGTCCACCTTGCCCGAGCCGATCGCGAACGTGATCCGCGAGGCCTACGGCGCGGCGACCAGCGAGATCTTCCTGATCGGTGCGCCGATCGCGGTGATCGCGGTGGTGGTCATCACGTTCATCAAGCAGATTCCGCTGAAGACCGAGAGCGGCGCGCAACGCCTCGCGAACGAGGACGCGCTCTCGCATTAA
- a CDS encoding alpha/beta fold hydrolase translates to MTEQLSIDTPAGSFDAIAAGPLDGRPVLLLHGFPEASLTWEHQVAALGAAGCRAVAPDQRGYSPGVRPEQASEYSIDELVGDVLAIAGELGWGRFDLAGHDWGAAVAWWTADAHPDRLRTLTAVSTPHPAALAAAMKTDEDQHLRSAYMTEWRQTRVTERRMLENNAEALRRMFEWKVPPSRVEEYVQRLSEPGALTAALNWYRAGRPGGKIGKISVPTCYVWSTEDVAFGSTAALDTENWVSAAYRFEMFEDVSHWVPEEAPEALTAVLLEHLYAH, encoded by the coding sequence GTGACCGAACAGCTCAGCATCGACACCCCGGCCGGTTCGTTCGACGCGATCGCGGCCGGGCCGCTCGACGGCCGTCCGGTCCTGCTGCTGCACGGCTTCCCCGAGGCGTCGCTCACCTGGGAGCACCAGGTGGCGGCGCTCGGGGCGGCCGGCTGCCGGGCGGTCGCCCCGGACCAGCGCGGCTACTCCCCCGGCGTCCGGCCCGAGCAGGCCAGCGAGTACTCGATCGACGAACTGGTCGGCGACGTGCTGGCGATCGCCGGGGAACTCGGCTGGGGCCGGTTCGACCTGGCCGGGCACGACTGGGGCGCCGCGGTCGCCTGGTGGACCGCCGACGCGCACCCGGACCGGCTGCGCACGCTCACCGCGGTGTCCACCCCGCACCCCGCCGCGCTCGCCGCGGCCATGAAGACCGACGAGGACCAGCACCTGCGCTCGGCGTACATGACCGAATGGCGCCAGACCAGGGTCACCGAGCGCCGGATGCTGGAGAACAACGCCGAAGCGCTGCGCCGGATGTTCGAGTGGAAGGTGCCGCCGAGCCGGGTCGAGGAGTACGTCCAGCGGTTGTCCGAACCAGGCGCGCTCACCGCTGCGCTGAACTGGTACCGCGCGGGCCGTCCCGGCGGGAAGATCGGCAAGATCAGCGTGCCCACGTGCTACGTGTGGAGCACCGAGGACGTGGCTTTCGGCTCGACGGCGGCGCTGGACACGGAGAACTGGGTGAGCGCGGCGTACCGGTTCGAGATGTTCGAGGACGTTTCGCACTGGGTGCCCGAAGAGGCGCCGGAGGCCCTCACCGCCGTCCTGCTTGAACACCTTTACGCGCATTAG
- a CDS encoding LysR family transcriptional regulator, producing the protein MDLRQVEYFLAVVDHGGVTRAAEALFVAQPSVSQALRVLERELAAELFDRGGRRLVLTEAGRSFVGPARRLLDDARLAKATASRVGELRSGRLTIAALATLAVDPLPALAGEFHRRHPGVLLSVTDPGSPDDVVTEVKRGHCELGLTELPVTGVEQRGLGSQEIVLAVPAAFAAGLPDPVPLAAAASLPLVLGLADATIRKLIPETLHPVVECAHPEGVRQLVAHGAGAAFLPRTLAERELPGVPLLATEPAIRLEIGLIFRPGPLSPAAAAFIELA; encoded by the coding sequence ATGGATCTCCGGCAGGTCGAGTACTTCCTCGCGGTCGTCGACCACGGCGGCGTGACCAGGGCGGCCGAGGCCTTGTTCGTCGCGCAGCCCTCGGTTTCGCAGGCGCTTCGCGTGCTCGAACGCGAGCTGGCGGCCGAACTGTTCGACCGGGGTGGACGGCGGCTCGTGCTCACCGAGGCGGGCCGGTCGTTCGTCGGTCCCGCGCGGCGGCTGCTCGACGACGCCCGGCTGGCGAAGGCCACAGCCTCTCGGGTCGGTGAACTCCGGAGCGGCCGGCTGACGATCGCCGCGCTCGCCACGCTCGCGGTCGACCCGCTGCCCGCGCTCGCGGGCGAGTTCCACCGGCGGCACCCCGGTGTGCTGCTCTCGGTCACCGACCCCGGCAGCCCGGACGACGTGGTCACCGAGGTCAAGCGCGGGCACTGCGAACTGGGCCTGACCGAACTGCCGGTGACCGGCGTCGAGCAGCGCGGCCTCGGCAGCCAGGAGATCGTGCTCGCCGTGCCTGCCGCCTTCGCCGCGGGCCTGCCCGATCCGGTGCCGCTCGCCGCCGCCGCGAGCCTGCCCCTGGTGCTGGGCCTGGCCGACGCGACCATCCGCAAGCTGATCCCCGAGACACTGCACCCCGTGGTGGAGTGCGCGCATCCGGAAGGCGTGCGACAGCTGGTCGCGCACGGCGCCGGAGCCGCTTTCCTGCCCAGGACGCTGGCCGAACGCGAGTTGCCCGGGGTGCCCCTACTGGCCACCGAGCCCGCGATCCGCCTGGAGATCGGGCTGATCTTCCGCCCGGGCCCGCTGTCCCCCGCCGCGGCCGCCTTCATCGAACTCGCGTAG
- a CDS encoding acyl-CoA-like ligand-binding transcription factor, producing MNQPMGLRERKKYATHRTLAATAVRLAAAHGLDQVTVEDIATEAGVSPRTFFNYFASKEDAVLIAYPDHEERTRQAIDRFLAAPATTPALEALIQAIRPDIENIEADREEWLARMSVIEANPALVSRVIASQAGTQQTMVAAIAERTGLDPEKDLYPGLLFGVVGHAMQAAVRRWHAFGGEEPLTELIDQAWAALAAGLPDPGTRH from the coding sequence ATGAACCAGCCGATGGGTTTGCGTGAGCGCAAGAAGTACGCCACGCACCGCACCCTGGCCGCGACCGCGGTCCGGCTGGCCGCCGCCCACGGCCTGGACCAGGTCACGGTCGAGGACATCGCCACCGAGGCCGGGGTCTCGCCGCGGACCTTCTTCAACTACTTCGCGTCCAAAGAGGACGCCGTGCTGATCGCCTACCCCGATCACGAAGAGCGCACCCGCCAGGCGATCGACCGGTTCCTGGCCGCACCGGCCACGACACCCGCGCTGGAGGCGCTGATCCAGGCGATCCGGCCGGACATCGAGAACATCGAGGCCGACCGCGAGGAATGGCTCGCGCGGATGTCGGTGATCGAGGCGAACCCGGCGCTGGTCTCCCGCGTGATCGCGTCCCAGGCAGGCACCCAGCAGACGATGGTCGCCGCCATCGCCGAGCGCACCGGGCTCGACCCGGAGAAGGACCTCTACCCCGGCCTGCTCTTCGGCGTGGTCGGGCACGCCATGCAGGCCGCGGTCCGCCGCTGGCACGCCTTCGGTGGCGAGGAGCCGCTCACCGAACTGATCGACCAGGCCTGGGCGGCGCTCGCCGCCGGGCTGCCGGATCCCGGCACCCGCCACTGA
- a CDS encoding serine/threonine-protein kinase: MSSADDTLPRFDLPELAEEPVCPALVAGRYRLLSKTGAGTSAVVYRAIDLEAGHDVAVKLFHPGIAGKDFLRREREFRVLADLHHPGLVEFRDSGFDLDRAYLVMQLVDGPTVAGRILCGPLTAAETTQLGIGIAEALAYVHSRGITHRDLKPANILLAGDRPLLTDFGLAYRLGTSDLTSSGAVVGTAAYMAPEQVRGKEVGPPADIYALGLILLECLTGYREYPGAMVESALARLSRTPEIPDFVGPMLSALLTRMTDEDPRARPTAAQVAAALLSPEAPTAITRVIGRLTAEQADAPTLVTKPVPMDQPPVAGTKPLQAGKPPKRRRKVVLSAAIPAAALAVAGIFALANSGGSQGFPADGTPHSTPAPPPVVEAGAPVGSATLSPGTGQPVVPPVNAQPQGGTVPVDNSGTPGNSGPGKKDENRDRNNGKGEPAQKQSKKDN, from the coding sequence GTGAGTTCGGCCGACGACACGTTGCCGCGGTTCGACCTGCCCGAGTTGGCGGAAGAGCCGGTGTGCCCGGCGCTGGTGGCCGGGCGCTACCGTCTGCTGTCGAAGACCGGCGCGGGCACGAGCGCGGTGGTGTACCGGGCGATCGACCTCGAAGCCGGGCACGACGTCGCGGTGAAGCTGTTCCACCCGGGGATCGCGGGCAAGGACTTCCTGCGCCGGGAGCGCGAGTTCCGAGTGCTCGCCGATCTGCACCACCCCGGGCTGGTGGAGTTCCGCGATTCGGGCTTCGACCTCGACCGGGCCTACCTGGTGATGCAGCTGGTCGACGGCCCGACCGTGGCCGGTCGCATCCTCTGCGGTCCGCTGACGGCCGCGGAGACGACCCAGCTGGGCATCGGCATCGCCGAAGCGCTGGCGTACGTGCACTCCCGCGGCATCACCCACCGCGACCTGAAACCGGCGAACATCCTGCTCGCCGGGGACCGCCCGCTGCTCACCGACTTCGGCCTGGCCTACCGGCTGGGCACCAGCGACCTGACCTCCAGTGGCGCGGTCGTGGGCACCGCCGCCTACATGGCGCCGGAACAGGTGCGGGGCAAGGAGGTCGGCCCGCCGGCCGACATCTACGCGCTGGGCCTGATCCTGCTCGAATGCCTGACGGGCTACCGCGAATACCCGGGCGCCATGGTGGAGTCGGCACTGGCGCGGTTGTCGCGCACGCCGGAGATCCCCGACTTCGTCGGCCCGATGCTGTCCGCCCTCCTGACCCGCATGACCGACGAGGACCCCCGGGCCCGGCCGACCGCCGCGCAGGTGGCCGCCGCTCTCCTGTCGCCAGAGGCACCCACGGCCATCACCAGGGTGATCGGCAGGCTCACCGCCGAGCAGGCCGACGCGCCCACCTTGGTGACCAAGCCGGTGCCGATGGACCAGCCGCCGGTGGCCGGGACCAAGCCGTTGCAGGCCGGGAAACCGCCGAAGCGCCGCCGGAAGGTGGTGCTCTCCGCTGCCATTCCCGCTGCCGCGCTGGCTGTCGCCGGCATCTTCGCCCTGGCGAACTCCGGTGGCTCGCAGGGTTTTCCGGCCGACGGGACCCCGCACAGCACTCCGGCGCCGCCGCCGGTGGTCGAGGCGGGCGCGCCGGTCGGCAGTGCCACCCTCTCCCCCGGTACCGGGCAGCCGGTGGTGCCGCCGGTGAACGCCCAGCCGCAGGGCGGCACGGTGCCGGTGGACAACTCGGGCACCCCGGGCAACTCGGGTCCCGGCAAGAAGGACGAAAACCGCGACAGGAACAACGGCAAGGGCGAGCCCGCGCAGAAGCAGTCGAAGAAGGACAACTGA
- a CDS encoding peroxiredoxin codes for MAVEVGSKAPDFTLNDYNKQAVSLSSFQGEKPVLLVFYPFAFSGTCQGELCQLRDEFAEYDGKGVQVIGVSVDTPFSLKAWAEQQGYQFPLLSDFWPHGEVAKTYGVFNEAAGLANRGTFLIDTEGVVRFAEINQPGEARDQAAWKKAVAELA; via the coding sequence ATGGCGGTCGAGGTCGGTTCGAAGGCCCCGGACTTCACACTCAACGACTACAACAAGCAGGCGGTCAGCCTGTCGTCGTTCCAGGGTGAGAAGCCGGTGCTCCTGGTTTTCTACCCGTTCGCGTTCAGCGGCACCTGCCAGGGCGAGCTGTGCCAGCTCCGGGACGAGTTCGCCGAGTACGACGGCAAGGGCGTGCAGGTGATCGGCGTGTCGGTGGACACACCGTTCTCGCTGAAGGCCTGGGCCGAGCAGCAGGGCTACCAGTTCCCGCTGCTGTCGGACTTCTGGCCGCACGGCGAGGTCGCCAAGACCTACGGCGTGTTCAACGAAGCGGCCGGCCTGGCCAACCGCGGCACCTTCCTGATCGACACCGAAGGCGTCGTGCGGTTCGCCGAGATCAACCAGCCCGGCGAGGCGCGCGACCAGGCGGCCTGGAAGAAGGCCGTCGCCGAACTGGCCTGA
- a CDS encoding DMT family transporter encodes MGELLALTSALCFGVTHFANGLLSRARPGMTVSFHAQLGGTAVAVPAAFLAGGTGGGLGYGLLSGIGTGVGVAFLYRAIGRGAMSVVVPISDLGAVAIPVLAGVVLLGERFSLIAGAGVVCALAAVWLVSRTGRAERKPPPGFVDAVIAGIGFAVQFLAMARVPADAGLWPIAASRVSSVVVIAVLLLGTRQPLRIPPRPAVSAGAAGVLGSIALLLYWYATQQQLVSMATVLSALYPAIPVVLAMLFLGERVNRTQTAGLLGAVAAIVLITLG; translated from the coding sequence ATGGGTGAACTGCTCGCGCTGACCTCGGCGTTGTGCTTCGGCGTCACGCACTTCGCGAACGGCCTGCTGTCGCGGGCGCGGCCGGGCATGACCGTCTCGTTCCACGCCCAGCTCGGCGGCACCGCGGTGGCCGTCCCGGCGGCCTTCCTCGCGGGCGGTACCGGCGGCGGACTCGGCTACGGCCTGCTGTCCGGGATCGGTACCGGCGTCGGGGTCGCGTTCCTGTACCGCGCGATCGGGCGCGGTGCGATGAGCGTGGTGGTGCCGATCAGCGACCTCGGCGCGGTCGCCATCCCCGTGCTCGCCGGGGTGGTCCTGCTCGGCGAACGGTTCTCGCTGATCGCCGGGGCCGGGGTGGTCTGCGCGCTCGCCGCGGTGTGGCTGGTGTCACGAACCGGACGGGCCGAGCGGAAGCCGCCGCCCGGTTTCGTCGACGCGGTCATCGCCGGGATCGGCTTCGCCGTGCAGTTCCTGGCCATGGCGCGAGTGCCGGCGGACGCCGGGCTGTGGCCGATCGCGGCCAGCCGCGTCAGCTCGGTCGTGGTGATCGCGGTTTTGCTGCTCGGCACCCGTCAACCGCTGCGGATACCGCCGAGGCCCGCGGTGTCGGCCGGTGCCGCGGGCGTGCTCGGCAGCATCGCGCTCCTGCTGTACTGGTACGCCACGCAGCAGCAACTGGTCTCGATGGCGACCGTGCTTTCGGCGCTCTACCCGGCGATCCCGGTGGTGCTCGCGATGCTGTTCCTCGGCGAGCGCGTCAATCGGACGCAGACCGCGGGACTGCTCGGGGCCGTCGCCGCGATCGTGCTGATCACGCTGGGCTGA
- a CDS encoding LysR family transcriptional regulator, translating to MELRQVEYFLAVVDHGGITPAAAATGVAQPSVSQGIRSLERALGVDLFHRIGRGLVLTSAGHEFIGPARQLLRDVVAAEGFLRTAPRGRLDIHAWPFTTGHPVAALVGAFRQRHPGVSVRIGELRDNDSVPSLLRDGHCELVFCYLPAGGDGLTTHELGVHEYALVFPPGTEVPPDDPLPLAALPDLPLIVVPKGSPVRAQIEDALAGANRRTRASAVLRHRAAAERFVLAGVGVGVVERSRAEDAAREGAVIRGISPPIRRRYGIVYDAQRLSAVGKAFLESAFG from the coding sequence GTGGAACTTCGCCAGGTGGAGTACTTCCTCGCGGTGGTCGACCACGGCGGCATCACCCCGGCCGCCGCGGCGACCGGGGTCGCGCAGCCGTCGGTCTCGCAGGGCATCCGGTCGCTGGAGCGGGCACTCGGCGTGGACCTGTTCCACCGCATCGGCCGGGGGCTGGTGCTGACCTCGGCGGGTCACGAGTTCATCGGCCCGGCGCGGCAGCTGCTGCGGGACGTGGTCGCCGCCGAAGGCTTCCTGCGGACCGCCCCGCGCGGCAGGCTCGACATCCACGCCTGGCCGTTCACCACCGGTCACCCGGTGGCGGCGCTGGTCGGCGCGTTCCGGCAGCGGCACCCGGGGGTGTCGGTGCGCATCGGCGAACTGCGGGACAACGACTCCGTGCCGTCGCTGCTCCGGGACGGCCACTGCGAGCTGGTCTTCTGCTACCTCCCCGCCGGCGGCGACGGCCTCACCACGCACGAACTCGGTGTGCACGAGTACGCGCTGGTCTTCCCGCCGGGCACGGAGGTGCCGCCGGACGACCCGCTGCCGCTGGCCGCGCTGCCGGATCTGCCGCTGATCGTCGTGCCGAAGGGCAGCCCGGTGCGGGCGCAGATCGAGGACGCGCTCGCCGGCGCGAACCGCCGGACCCGGGCGTCCGCGGTGCTGCGGCACCGCGCCGCGGCCGAGCGGTTCGTGCTGGCCGGGGTGGGGGTCGGCGTGGTCGAACGGTCCCGCGCGGAGGACGCCGCCCGCGAAGGCGCGGTGATCCGGGGGATCTCGCCACCCATCCGGCGCAGGTATGGAATCGTCTACGACGCTCAGCGCCTGTCGGCGGTGGGTAAAGCATTTCTCGAGTCAGCGTTTGGGTGA
- a CDS encoding MarR family winged helix-turn-helix transcriptional regulator: protein MNRSRVANLLGAGALAVAERVSGEAARAAGVSTSGAAALSTLLVEPGIGGTELGARIGLSQPATARMLDTLIAAGLVERHHPGGRGVRLTLTAAGRTRAEALLEARSQVLLELLEPLTDDQVRAFAPALEALLAGLVEDRRSEYLLCRLCDRQVCTRCPVGEECRGYG, encoded by the coding sequence ATGAATAGATCGCGGGTGGCCAATCTGCTCGGAGCCGGGGCGCTGGCCGTGGCCGAGCGCGTCAGCGGGGAAGCGGCACGGGCCGCGGGGGTGAGCACCAGCGGTGCCGCCGCGTTGTCGACGCTGCTGGTCGAGCCCGGCATCGGCGGCACCGAACTCGGCGCGCGCATCGGGCTCAGCCAGCCCGCCACCGCCCGCATGCTCGACACGCTGATCGCCGCCGGACTGGTCGAGCGCCACCACCCCGGCGGCCGCGGTGTCCGGCTGACGCTGACCGCGGCCGGCCGGACCAGGGCCGAAGCCCTGCTCGAAGCCAGGAGCCAGGTCCTGCTGGAGCTGCTCGAACCACTGACCGACGACCAGGTGCGAGCGTTCGCGCCCGCGTTGGAGGCGTTGCTCGCGGGCCTGGTGGAGGACCGGCGGTCCGAATACCTGCTGTGCCGCCTGTGCGACCGGCAGGTGTGCACCCGCTGCCCGGTCGGGGAGGAGTGCCGCGGCTATGGGTGA
- a CDS encoding NAD(P)H-binding protein: MSQRVLVIGATGNVGRELLPQLLAEDVRVRALVRKPTSLPEGVEQVVGNLTEPASIDTDGFDTVFLVWPMFDTTLVPEVLRRLRARRIVYLSAEGVPFHAEVERLVEDAVPEWTFLRPSGFATNTLGWADQIRAGDVVRWPFAEARRSLIHEADIAAVATRALLDDGHQGRKYYFSGPEAISQAEQVRQIGEAIGRPLRFEELPPDAARELLLARGWDPTFATGALDAWGAMVTEPERVNEVVREITGRAPRSFREWATDRAAAFRA, from the coding sequence ATGTCACAGCGTGTTTTGGTGATCGGAGCCACGGGCAACGTCGGCCGGGAACTGCTGCCCCAGTTGCTCGCCGAAGACGTGCGGGTCCGGGCGCTGGTGCGCAAGCCCACTTCGCTGCCCGAGGGGGTCGAGCAGGTCGTCGGCAATCTGACCGAGCCGGCGAGCATCGACACCGACGGGTTCGACACCGTGTTCCTGGTGTGGCCGATGTTCGACACCACGCTGGTGCCCGAGGTGCTCCGGCGCCTGCGAGCGCGGCGGATCGTCTACCTGTCCGCGGAAGGCGTGCCGTTCCACGCCGAGGTGGAGCGACTGGTCGAAGACGCGGTGCCCGAGTGGACCTTCCTGCGGCCGTCGGGTTTCGCCACGAACACCCTGGGCTGGGCGGACCAGATCCGGGCGGGTGACGTGGTGCGCTGGCCGTTCGCCGAAGCCCGGCGCTCCCTGATCCACGAGGCCGACATCGCCGCCGTCGCCACCCGCGCCCTGCTCGACGACGGGCACCAGGGGCGGAAGTACTACTTCAGCGGCCCCGAAGCGATCAGCCAGGCCGAGCAGGTGCGCCAGATCGGCGAGGCGATCGGCCGCCCGCTGCGGTTCGAAGAACTGCCGCCGGACGCCGCGCGTGAACTGCTGCTGGCGCGGGGCTGGGACCCCACCTTCGCCACGGGCGCCCTGGACGCCTGGGGAGCCATGGTCACCGAGCCGGAGCGGGTGAACGAAGTGGTGCGGGAAATCACCGGCCGCGCTCCACGCTCATTCCGCGAATGGGCCACCGACCGGGCCGCCGCGTTCCGGGCATAG
- a CDS encoding SixA phosphatase family protein — MRLIVMRHAKSAWPDGIADFDRPLNERGLRDAPAAGRWIRENGPAPQVVVCSPAVRARTTCDLVTTELPAQPELRHEDRLYGEPAETLVEVLRELPAVETVMVVGHNPVLEDLVALLTGVTVEMKTSTIAVLTGDRPWAEAGENWAKLDTVTTPRGVSPA; from the coding sequence ATGCGCCTGATCGTGATGCGGCACGCGAAATCCGCCTGGCCCGACGGGATCGCGGACTTCGACCGCCCACTCAACGAACGCGGACTGCGCGACGCGCCCGCCGCCGGTCGCTGGATCCGGGAGAACGGCCCCGCGCCGCAGGTGGTGGTGTGTTCGCCCGCGGTCCGGGCCCGCACCACCTGCGACCTGGTCACCACCGAACTTCCCGCACAACCCGAACTGCGCCACGAGGACCGGCTCTACGGCGAACCCGCCGAGACGCTGGTCGAGGTGCTCCGCGAACTGCCCGCCGTCGAGACGGTGATGGTCGTGGGCCACAACCCGGTGCTCGAAGACCTGGTCGCGCTGCTCACCGGGGTCACCGTGGAGATGAAGACCTCGACCATCGCGGTGCTGACCGGGGACCGGCCGTGGGCCGAGGCCGGCGAGAACTGGGCGAAGCTGGACACGGTCACCACCCCGCGGGGCGTCAGCCCAGCGTGA